A single genomic interval of Musa acuminata AAA Group cultivar baxijiao chromosome BXJ3-4, Cavendish_Baxijiao_AAA, whole genome shotgun sequence harbors:
- the LOC135636580 gene encoding nuclear pore complex protein NUP1-like isoform X1, which produces MATSGYDGRIGGKLRRRPFRRAAATPYDRPPTAARGLTTTVPEPGGDGWLAKLVDPASRFISSSASRLFSSVFRKRLTAPPADETPGQNLQSREIAEASSDEMSADLQENKADSGNNATNNFDSNMFLEFEQLLEHKTFTRAQFEHLTEILRSRTMDSDMSKPAVDNDKVDETTVPLPEKEIESSIPHEDCRTPPDTLAIPDASPVELAKAYMGSRVSTVPPLALSWRSHLFHEYKKVPTSLTSATKPFDLKGPRSVRFSGSTVIPESGYLTPRSSGRSTMYRMTCSPYIKGERSSKDDSVGSLSHRPPESTRQLGGRQVFKRRSSVLESDLGPFLPIRSIRQKLTVKPSSKVIHSVLPGNLHHGPSTPFKRDVQDDLSVIQKPIWSDGHEKSGDNRISNNIVTPVSPQSSEMEKKILQQLDKLVPSPKEKTSKLKSNTLDESPDNVMHASSGQTLRNEEMYSTKSKFVQGNNLDSFRGSLMPDFRNSLSYKQETARFPQENCSVSISGVKLMSEANDMCDGVISVTAATCDKAAAEAMISDSVVVSQHQKLAFQSAALKDTQDVSNTCPLMDASCPLKDKDEVKITDKAVRPSIIRTNLSSSMTSTSLSSSSSDLSKAAHLKLSVDSIAESGKGFTFPFATAPSTSQIPPTPTMPSSLVKKSAMQKGQIDAPLFSFGSKDSNRADFSSTTTMRSFSATSGPGNDISNATASAMVKDSDADKHEGQISINLSKLVGVDNSADESTSNIPVVYSFGSSHNEFMPNGSLNLPSASSAVSVMAYSGSTGSMIFSTVTAVSASSFSTFVSSEAPPLSTVPSLQFGSTALLVSPTSVSQPLDKSTATDFEGMHSKVPPFNTNTANPGTSANFMFGGSFSSATNTGSILATSTVSRIGSSFIAPAASTLFSVSAGSQSALAPASTFSGASNSTFKFASAQSNDSNPSVVDNNTRGVAGSVGTQSTQGGSGISQISESSSSLFGPFCSSPTFGSNVLSSSSLGSSQFGAATTGFDLLSSSYLFSSSVGANSSCLSATSSSALAPAPSLFGSTFQSSISSAFGTSFGSNASYSSTGLAFGVSGSGGSPFVFSSLSAPAFSTNSAGGSSSSNLSGQPVFGLSSPATAFSSGTPRNDQMNVVDSMVEDSAKSAGSLVPQFGQPSTSSSITVFGTPVTQPTSSPFFQFGSHQQPTLPQSSPFQASGSLVEQLPQGGSFSLGSGGGDKSGRKIVKVRRDRLRKK; this is translated from the exons ATGGCGACATCGGGCTACGATGGGAGAATCGGGGGGAAATTACGGCGACGGCCGTTCCGCAGGGCCGCCGCAACGCCCTACGACCGCCCCCCCACCGCCGCCCGTGGCCTCACGACCACCGTTCCGGAGCCCGGGGGCGACGGGTGGCTGGCGAAGCTCGTCGATCCGGCGTCACGATTCATCTCGAGCAGCGCGTCCCGGCTCTTCTCGTCCGTGTTCCGCAAGCGGCTCACCGCGCCGCCGGCCGATGAAACTCCAG GACAAAACTTACAATCTAGAGAAATCGCTGAAGCATCTTCTGAT GAAATGTCAGCTGACTTACAGGAAAATAAAGCTGACAGTGGAAACAATGCAACAAATAATTTTGACAGCAATATGTTTTTGGAGTTCGAACAACTTCTGGAGCACAAAACTTTCACA AGGGCTCAGTTTGAGCATTTGACGGAGATATTGCGCTCAAGAACTATGGATTCAGATATGTCAAAACCTGCAGTTGATAATGACAAAGTCGACGAAACAACTGTTCCGCTACCTGAAAAAGAAATAGAAAGCTCCATACCACATGAGGATTGCAGGACCCCTCCAGATACTCTAGCC ATTCCTGATGCTTCACCAGTGGAACTTGCAAAAGCATATATGGGTTCGAGGGTTTCAACAGTACCCCCTCTGGCTCTAAGTTGGCGAAGCCATCTCTTTCATGAATATAAAAAAGTTCCAACTAGCTTAACATCTGCTACAAAACCATTTGACCTGAAAGGTCCAAGATCTGTTCGATTTTCTGGATCTACTGTAATTCCCGAAAGTGGCTATCTGACACCAAGATCTTCTGGTAGATCGACAATGTATAGAATGACCTGCTCTCCCTATATTAAG GGCGAGCGATCTTCCAAAGATGACAGTGTTGGATCTTTGTCACACCGGCCACCAGAAAGCACCAGGCAATTAGGGGGTAGACAG GTTTTCAAACGACGAAGTTCGGTATTGGAAAGTGATCTTGGACCTTTTCTCCCTATACGTAGTATTCGTCAAAAGTTGactgtgaagccttcttcaaaggTGATTCATTCAGTCCTTCCTGGAAATCTTCATCATGGTCCCTCGACCCCATTTAAGAGGGATGTTCAAGATGATTTATCAGTGATTCAAAAGCCTATTTGGTCAGATGGACATGAAAAAAGTGGAGACAACAGGATTTCTAACAACATTGTTACTCCTGTTTCACCTCAGTCAAGTGAGATGGAAAAGAAAATATTGCAGCAGCTAGATAAGCTAGTGCCTTCACCAAAGGAAAAAACATCTAAGCTAAAGTCTAATACTCTGGATGAATCACCTGATAATGTGATGCATGCATCCTCGGGTCAGACACTCAGGAATGAGGAAATGTACTCCACCAAAAGCAAATTTGTTCAAGGCAATAATTTGGATTCTTTCAGGGGTTCCCTCATGCCAGATTTCAGGAATTCTTTATCTTATAAACAAGAGACGGCCAGGTTCCCTCAGGAGAATTGCTCAGTGTCAATTTCAGGAGTCAAATTAATGTCTGAAGCCAATGATATGTGTGATGGTGTTATTTCTGTCACAGCTGCTACGTGTGACAAGGCTGCTGCAGAGGCCATGATCTCAGATTCTGTCGTTGTTTCTCAACATCAGAAGCTAGCTTTTCAGTCTGCTGCACTTAAG GATACACAAGATGTGAGTAATACATGTCCTTTGATGGATGCTTCATGTCCATTGAAGGACAAAGATGAGGTGAAGATAACAGATAAAGCTGTCCGACCTTCAATAATAAGAACTAATTTGTCTTCCTCAATGACATCcacaagcttatcctcatcttcttCTGACCTCTCCAAGGCAGCTCATCTGAAGCTTTCTGTTGATTCGATTGCCGAGAGTGGCAAGGGTTTCACTTTTCCTTTTGCTACTGCTCCCAGTACTTCTCAAATACCTCCAACACCTACTATGCCAAGTTCATTAGTAAAAAAGTCAGCGATGCAAAAAGGACAAATAGATGCACCCTTGTTTAGCTTTGGCTCCAAGGACTCTAATAGAGCAGATTTTTCATCAACCACAACCATGAGGAGTTTTAGTGCCACTTCTGGTCCAGGAAATGACATAAG CAATGCCACAGCATCAGCAATGGTAAAAGATTCTGATGCAGATAAACACGAAGGTCAGATATCCATAAATCTGTCAAAATTAGTTGGAGTTGATAATTCTGCAGATGAATCAACATCAAATATCCCTGTCGTATATTCTTTTGGTTCCTCCCACAATGAATTCATGCCTAATGGATCATTAAATTTGCCTTCTGCATCTTCTGCTGTTTCAGTCATGGCATATTCTGGAAGCACCGGTAGCATGATTTTCTCTACGGTCACTGCTGTCTCTGCCAGTTCCTTCAGTACATTTGTTTCGTCTGAAGCACCACCACTTTCCACTGTTCCCTCACTCCAGTTTGGGTCAACAGCCTTACTGGTTTCTCCCACTTCAGTTTCTCAACCATTAGATAAATCTACTGCAACAGATTTTGAAGGAATGCATAGCAAGGTACCACCATTCAACACAAACACTGCCAATCCAGGTACAAGTGCAAATTTCATGTTTGGAGGCAGCTTTTCCTCTGCAACAAACACTGGCTCTATTCTGGCAACGTCAACTGTTTCAAGAATCGGAAGCAGTTTTATTGCTCCTGCTGCATCAACTCTATTTTCAGTGTCTGCTGGCAGCCAATCTGCTCTTGCACCAGCATCAACATTTTCTGGTGCAAGCAACAGCACATTCAAGTTTGCTTCAGCACAATCTAATGATTCAAACCCATCGGTTGTGGACAACAATACCAGGGGCGTTGCTGGAAGTGTTGGCACTCAGTCAACTCAGGGTGGAAGTGGAATCTCACAAATTTCTGAGAGTTCATCAAGTCTGTTTGGGCCCTTCTGTTCATCTCCGACTTTTGGGTCGAATGTTTTGTCCTCGTCCAGTTTAGGCAGCTCACAGTTTGGGGCAGCAACTACAGGTTTCGATCTATTGAGTTCAAGTTATTTGTTTTCTTCTTCAGTAGGTGCTAATTCTTCCTGCCTCAGTGCCACATCTTCCTCTGCACTGGCACCAGCCCCTAGTTTGTTTGGTTCCACCTTCCAATCATCAATATCATCTGCTTTTGGTACTTCTTTTGGTTCAAATGCATCTTATTCATCTACAGGACTTGCATTTGGAGTCTCAGGTTCTGGTGGTTCACCGTTTGTGTTTAGTTCATTGTCAGCACCAGCATTTTCTACAAATTCTGCTGGTGGTAGTAGTTCATCAAACTTATCTGGACAGCCTGTATTTGGCTTATCGAGCCCAGCCACTGCTTTTAGTTCTGGGACTCCTAGAAACGATCAGATGAATGTTGTGGATAGCATGGTTGAAGATAGTGCCAAGTCAGCAGGCAGTTTGGTTCCACAATTTGGCCAACCAAGTACTTCATCCAGTATAACAGTATTTGGTACTCCAGTGACTCAGCCAACTTCTTCCCCATTCTTTCAGTTTGGTAGTCATCAGCAGCCCACTCTTCCTCAAAGTTCCCCCTTTCAGGCATCTGGTAGTCTTGTTGAACAACTTCCTCAAGGAGGAAGCTTTTCTTTGGGTAGTGGTGGTGGCGACAAGTCTGGGCGGAAAATTGTGAAAGTCAGACGGGATAGGCTACGAAAAAAATAG
- the LOC135636580 gene encoding nuclear pore complex protein NUP1-like isoform X2, whose protein sequence is MATSGYDGRIGGKLRRRPFRRAAATPYDRPPTAARGLTTTVPEPGGDGWLAKLVDPASRFISSSASRLFSSVFRKRLTAPPADETPGQNLQSREIAEASSDEMSADLQENKADSGNNATNNFDSNMFLEFEQLLEHKTFTRAQFEHLTEILRSRTMDSDMSKPAVDNDKVDETTVPLPEKEIESSIPHEDCRTPPDTLAIPDASPVELAKAYMGSRVSTVPPLALSWRSHLFHEYKKVPTSLTSATKPFDLKGPRSVRFSGSTVIPESGYLTPRSSGRSTMYRMTCSPYIKGERSSKDDSVGSLSHRPPESTRQLGGRQVFKRRSSVLESDLGPFLPIRSIRQKLTVKPSSKVIHSVLPGNLHHGPSTPFKRDVQDDLSVIQKPIWSDGHEKSGDNRISNNIVTPVSPQSSEMEKKILQQLDKLVPSPKEKTSKLKSNTLDESPDNVMHASSGQTLRNEEMYSTKSKFVQGNNLDSFRGSLMPDFRNSLSYKQETARFPQENCSVSISGVKLMSEANDMCDGVISVTAATCDKAAAEAMISDSVVVSQHQKLAFQSAALKDTQDVSNTCPLMDASCPLKDKDEVKITDKAVRPSIIRTNLSSSMTSTSLSSSSSDLSKAAHLKLSVDSIAESGKGFTFPFATAPSTSQIPPTPTMPSSLVKKSAMQKGQIDAPLFSFGSKDSNRADFSSTTTMRSFSATSGPGNDISNATASAMVKDSDADKHEVMAYSGSTGSMIFSTVTAVSASSFSTFVSSEAPPLSTVPSLQFGSTALLVSPTSVSQPLDKSTATDFEGMHSKVPPFNTNTANPGTSANFMFGGSFSSATNTGSILATSTVSRIGSSFIAPAASTLFSVSAGSQSALAPASTFSGASNSTFKFASAQSNDSNPSVVDNNTRGVAGSVGTQSTQGGSGISQISESSSSLFGPFCSSPTFGSNVLSSSSLGSSQFGAATTGFDLLSSSYLFSSSVGANSSCLSATSSSALAPAPSLFGSTFQSSISSAFGTSFGSNASYSSTGLAFGVSGSGGSPFVFSSLSAPAFSTNSAGGSSSSNLSGQPVFGLSSPATAFSSGTPRNDQMNVVDSMVEDSAKSAGSLVPQFGQPSTSSSITVFGTPVTQPTSSPFFQFGSHQQPTLPQSSPFQASGSLVEQLPQGGSFSLGSGGGDKSGRKIVKVRRDRLRKK, encoded by the exons ATGGCGACATCGGGCTACGATGGGAGAATCGGGGGGAAATTACGGCGACGGCCGTTCCGCAGGGCCGCCGCAACGCCCTACGACCGCCCCCCCACCGCCGCCCGTGGCCTCACGACCACCGTTCCGGAGCCCGGGGGCGACGGGTGGCTGGCGAAGCTCGTCGATCCGGCGTCACGATTCATCTCGAGCAGCGCGTCCCGGCTCTTCTCGTCCGTGTTCCGCAAGCGGCTCACCGCGCCGCCGGCCGATGAAACTCCAG GACAAAACTTACAATCTAGAGAAATCGCTGAAGCATCTTCTGAT GAAATGTCAGCTGACTTACAGGAAAATAAAGCTGACAGTGGAAACAATGCAACAAATAATTTTGACAGCAATATGTTTTTGGAGTTCGAACAACTTCTGGAGCACAAAACTTTCACA AGGGCTCAGTTTGAGCATTTGACGGAGATATTGCGCTCAAGAACTATGGATTCAGATATGTCAAAACCTGCAGTTGATAATGACAAAGTCGACGAAACAACTGTTCCGCTACCTGAAAAAGAAATAGAAAGCTCCATACCACATGAGGATTGCAGGACCCCTCCAGATACTCTAGCC ATTCCTGATGCTTCACCAGTGGAACTTGCAAAAGCATATATGGGTTCGAGGGTTTCAACAGTACCCCCTCTGGCTCTAAGTTGGCGAAGCCATCTCTTTCATGAATATAAAAAAGTTCCAACTAGCTTAACATCTGCTACAAAACCATTTGACCTGAAAGGTCCAAGATCTGTTCGATTTTCTGGATCTACTGTAATTCCCGAAAGTGGCTATCTGACACCAAGATCTTCTGGTAGATCGACAATGTATAGAATGACCTGCTCTCCCTATATTAAG GGCGAGCGATCTTCCAAAGATGACAGTGTTGGATCTTTGTCACACCGGCCACCAGAAAGCACCAGGCAATTAGGGGGTAGACAG GTTTTCAAACGACGAAGTTCGGTATTGGAAAGTGATCTTGGACCTTTTCTCCCTATACGTAGTATTCGTCAAAAGTTGactgtgaagccttcttcaaaggTGATTCATTCAGTCCTTCCTGGAAATCTTCATCATGGTCCCTCGACCCCATTTAAGAGGGATGTTCAAGATGATTTATCAGTGATTCAAAAGCCTATTTGGTCAGATGGACATGAAAAAAGTGGAGACAACAGGATTTCTAACAACATTGTTACTCCTGTTTCACCTCAGTCAAGTGAGATGGAAAAGAAAATATTGCAGCAGCTAGATAAGCTAGTGCCTTCACCAAAGGAAAAAACATCTAAGCTAAAGTCTAATACTCTGGATGAATCACCTGATAATGTGATGCATGCATCCTCGGGTCAGACACTCAGGAATGAGGAAATGTACTCCACCAAAAGCAAATTTGTTCAAGGCAATAATTTGGATTCTTTCAGGGGTTCCCTCATGCCAGATTTCAGGAATTCTTTATCTTATAAACAAGAGACGGCCAGGTTCCCTCAGGAGAATTGCTCAGTGTCAATTTCAGGAGTCAAATTAATGTCTGAAGCCAATGATATGTGTGATGGTGTTATTTCTGTCACAGCTGCTACGTGTGACAAGGCTGCTGCAGAGGCCATGATCTCAGATTCTGTCGTTGTTTCTCAACATCAGAAGCTAGCTTTTCAGTCTGCTGCACTTAAG GATACACAAGATGTGAGTAATACATGTCCTTTGATGGATGCTTCATGTCCATTGAAGGACAAAGATGAGGTGAAGATAACAGATAAAGCTGTCCGACCTTCAATAATAAGAACTAATTTGTCTTCCTCAATGACATCcacaagcttatcctcatcttcttCTGACCTCTCCAAGGCAGCTCATCTGAAGCTTTCTGTTGATTCGATTGCCGAGAGTGGCAAGGGTTTCACTTTTCCTTTTGCTACTGCTCCCAGTACTTCTCAAATACCTCCAACACCTACTATGCCAAGTTCATTAGTAAAAAAGTCAGCGATGCAAAAAGGACAAATAGATGCACCCTTGTTTAGCTTTGGCTCCAAGGACTCTAATAGAGCAGATTTTTCATCAACCACAACCATGAGGAGTTTTAGTGCCACTTCTGGTCCAGGAAATGACATAAG CAATGCCACAGCATCAGCAATGGTAAAAGATTCTGATGCAGATAAACACGAAG TCATGGCATATTCTGGAAGCACCGGTAGCATGATTTTCTCTACGGTCACTGCTGTCTCTGCCAGTTCCTTCAGTACATTTGTTTCGTCTGAAGCACCACCACTTTCCACTGTTCCCTCACTCCAGTTTGGGTCAACAGCCTTACTGGTTTCTCCCACTTCAGTTTCTCAACCATTAGATAAATCTACTGCAACAGATTTTGAAGGAATGCATAGCAAGGTACCACCATTCAACACAAACACTGCCAATCCAGGTACAAGTGCAAATTTCATGTTTGGAGGCAGCTTTTCCTCTGCAACAAACACTGGCTCTATTCTGGCAACGTCAACTGTTTCAAGAATCGGAAGCAGTTTTATTGCTCCTGCTGCATCAACTCTATTTTCAGTGTCTGCTGGCAGCCAATCTGCTCTTGCACCAGCATCAACATTTTCTGGTGCAAGCAACAGCACATTCAAGTTTGCTTCAGCACAATCTAATGATTCAAACCCATCGGTTGTGGACAACAATACCAGGGGCGTTGCTGGAAGTGTTGGCACTCAGTCAACTCAGGGTGGAAGTGGAATCTCACAAATTTCTGAGAGTTCATCAAGTCTGTTTGGGCCCTTCTGTTCATCTCCGACTTTTGGGTCGAATGTTTTGTCCTCGTCCAGTTTAGGCAGCTCACAGTTTGGGGCAGCAACTACAGGTTTCGATCTATTGAGTTCAAGTTATTTGTTTTCTTCTTCAGTAGGTGCTAATTCTTCCTGCCTCAGTGCCACATCTTCCTCTGCACTGGCACCAGCCCCTAGTTTGTTTGGTTCCACCTTCCAATCATCAATATCATCTGCTTTTGGTACTTCTTTTGGTTCAAATGCATCTTATTCATCTACAGGACTTGCATTTGGAGTCTCAGGTTCTGGTGGTTCACCGTTTGTGTTTAGTTCATTGTCAGCACCAGCATTTTCTACAAATTCTGCTGGTGGTAGTAGTTCATCAAACTTATCTGGACAGCCTGTATTTGGCTTATCGAGCCCAGCCACTGCTTTTAGTTCTGGGACTCCTAGAAACGATCAGATGAATGTTGTGGATAGCATGGTTGAAGATAGTGCCAAGTCAGCAGGCAGTTTGGTTCCACAATTTGGCCAACCAAGTACTTCATCCAGTATAACAGTATTTGGTACTCCAGTGACTCAGCCAACTTCTTCCCCATTCTTTCAGTTTGGTAGTCATCAGCAGCCCACTCTTCCTCAAAGTTCCCCCTTTCAGGCATCTGGTAGTCTTGTTGAACAACTTCCTCAAGGAGGAAGCTTTTCTTTGGGTAGTGGTGGTGGCGACAAGTCTGGGCGGAAAATTGTGAAAGTCAGACGGGATAGGCTACGAAAAAAATAG
- the LOC135636580 gene encoding nuclear pore complex protein NUP1-like isoform X3, which translates to MATSGYDGRIGGKLRRRPFRRAAATPYDRPPTAARGLTTTVPEPGGDGWLAKLVDPASRFISSSASRLFSSVFRKRLTAPPADETPGQNLQSREIAEASSDEMSADLQENKADSGNNATNNFDSNMFLEFEQLLEHKTFTRAQFEHLTEILRSRTMDSDMSKPAVDNDKVDETTVPLPEKEIESSIPHEDCRTPPDTLAIPDASPVELAKAYMGSRVSTVPPLALSWRSHLFHEYKKVPTSLTSATKPFDLKGPRSVRFSGSTVIPESGYLTPRSSGRSTMYRMTCSPYIKGERSSKDDSVGSLSHRPPESTRQLGGRQVFKRRSSVLESDLGPFLPIRSIRQKLTVKPSSKVIHSVLPGNLHHGPSTPFKRDVQDDLSVIQKPIWSDGHEKSGDNRISNNIVTPVSPQSSEMEKKILQQLDKLVPSPKEKTSKLKSNTLDESPDNVMHASSGQTLRNEEMYSTKSKFVQGNNLDSFRGSLMPDFRNSLSYKQETARFPQENCSVSISGVKLMSEANDMCDGVISVTAATCDKAAAEAMISDSVVVSQHQKLAFQSAALKAAHLKLSVDSIAESGKGFTFPFATAPSTSQIPPTPTMPSSLVKKSAMQKGQIDAPLFSFGSKDSNRADFSSTTTMRSFSATSGPGNDISNATASAMVKDSDADKHEGQISINLSKLVGVDNSADESTSNIPVVYSFGSSHNEFMPNGSLNLPSASSAVSVMAYSGSTGSMIFSTVTAVSASSFSTFVSSEAPPLSTVPSLQFGSTALLVSPTSVSQPLDKSTATDFEGMHSKVPPFNTNTANPGTSANFMFGGSFSSATNTGSILATSTVSRIGSSFIAPAASTLFSVSAGSQSALAPASTFSGASNSTFKFASAQSNDSNPSVVDNNTRGVAGSVGTQSTQGGSGISQISESSSSLFGPFCSSPTFGSNVLSSSSLGSSQFGAATTGFDLLSSSYLFSSSVGANSSCLSATSSSALAPAPSLFGSTFQSSISSAFGTSFGSNASYSSTGLAFGVSGSGGSPFVFSSLSAPAFSTNSAGGSSSSNLSGQPVFGLSSPATAFSSGTPRNDQMNVVDSMVEDSAKSAGSLVPQFGQPSTSSSITVFGTPVTQPTSSPFFQFGSHQQPTLPQSSPFQASGSLVEQLPQGGSFSLGSGGGDKSGRKIVKVRRDRLRKK; encoded by the exons ATGGCGACATCGGGCTACGATGGGAGAATCGGGGGGAAATTACGGCGACGGCCGTTCCGCAGGGCCGCCGCAACGCCCTACGACCGCCCCCCCACCGCCGCCCGTGGCCTCACGACCACCGTTCCGGAGCCCGGGGGCGACGGGTGGCTGGCGAAGCTCGTCGATCCGGCGTCACGATTCATCTCGAGCAGCGCGTCCCGGCTCTTCTCGTCCGTGTTCCGCAAGCGGCTCACCGCGCCGCCGGCCGATGAAACTCCAG GACAAAACTTACAATCTAGAGAAATCGCTGAAGCATCTTCTGAT GAAATGTCAGCTGACTTACAGGAAAATAAAGCTGACAGTGGAAACAATGCAACAAATAATTTTGACAGCAATATGTTTTTGGAGTTCGAACAACTTCTGGAGCACAAAACTTTCACA AGGGCTCAGTTTGAGCATTTGACGGAGATATTGCGCTCAAGAACTATGGATTCAGATATGTCAAAACCTGCAGTTGATAATGACAAAGTCGACGAAACAACTGTTCCGCTACCTGAAAAAGAAATAGAAAGCTCCATACCACATGAGGATTGCAGGACCCCTCCAGATACTCTAGCC ATTCCTGATGCTTCACCAGTGGAACTTGCAAAAGCATATATGGGTTCGAGGGTTTCAACAGTACCCCCTCTGGCTCTAAGTTGGCGAAGCCATCTCTTTCATGAATATAAAAAAGTTCCAACTAGCTTAACATCTGCTACAAAACCATTTGACCTGAAAGGTCCAAGATCTGTTCGATTTTCTGGATCTACTGTAATTCCCGAAAGTGGCTATCTGACACCAAGATCTTCTGGTAGATCGACAATGTATAGAATGACCTGCTCTCCCTATATTAAG GGCGAGCGATCTTCCAAAGATGACAGTGTTGGATCTTTGTCACACCGGCCACCAGAAAGCACCAGGCAATTAGGGGGTAGACAG GTTTTCAAACGACGAAGTTCGGTATTGGAAAGTGATCTTGGACCTTTTCTCCCTATACGTAGTATTCGTCAAAAGTTGactgtgaagccttcttcaaaggTGATTCATTCAGTCCTTCCTGGAAATCTTCATCATGGTCCCTCGACCCCATTTAAGAGGGATGTTCAAGATGATTTATCAGTGATTCAAAAGCCTATTTGGTCAGATGGACATGAAAAAAGTGGAGACAACAGGATTTCTAACAACATTGTTACTCCTGTTTCACCTCAGTCAAGTGAGATGGAAAAGAAAATATTGCAGCAGCTAGATAAGCTAGTGCCTTCACCAAAGGAAAAAACATCTAAGCTAAAGTCTAATACTCTGGATGAATCACCTGATAATGTGATGCATGCATCCTCGGGTCAGACACTCAGGAATGAGGAAATGTACTCCACCAAAAGCAAATTTGTTCAAGGCAATAATTTGGATTCTTTCAGGGGTTCCCTCATGCCAGATTTCAGGAATTCTTTATCTTATAAACAAGAGACGGCCAGGTTCCCTCAGGAGAATTGCTCAGTGTCAATTTCAGGAGTCAAATTAATGTCTGAAGCCAATGATATGTGTGATGGTGTTATTTCTGTCACAGCTGCTACGTGTGACAAGGCTGCTGCAGAGGCCATGATCTCAGATTCTGTCGTTGTTTCTCAACATCAGAAGCTAGCTTTTCAGTCTGCTGCACTTAAG GCAGCTCATCTGAAGCTTTCTGTTGATTCGATTGCCGAGAGTGGCAAGGGTTTCACTTTTCCTTTTGCTACTGCTCCCAGTACTTCTCAAATACCTCCAACACCTACTATGCCAAGTTCATTAGTAAAAAAGTCAGCGATGCAAAAAGGACAAATAGATGCACCCTTGTTTAGCTTTGGCTCCAAGGACTCTAATAGAGCAGATTTTTCATCAACCACAACCATGAGGAGTTTTAGTGCCACTTCTGGTCCAGGAAATGACATAAG CAATGCCACAGCATCAGCAATGGTAAAAGATTCTGATGCAGATAAACACGAAGGTCAGATATCCATAAATCTGTCAAAATTAGTTGGAGTTGATAATTCTGCAGATGAATCAACATCAAATATCCCTGTCGTATATTCTTTTGGTTCCTCCCACAATGAATTCATGCCTAATGGATCATTAAATTTGCCTTCTGCATCTTCTGCTGTTTCAGTCATGGCATATTCTGGAAGCACCGGTAGCATGATTTTCTCTACGGTCACTGCTGTCTCTGCCAGTTCCTTCAGTACATTTGTTTCGTCTGAAGCACCACCACTTTCCACTGTTCCCTCACTCCAGTTTGGGTCAACAGCCTTACTGGTTTCTCCCACTTCAGTTTCTCAACCATTAGATAAATCTACTGCAACAGATTTTGAAGGAATGCATAGCAAGGTACCACCATTCAACACAAACACTGCCAATCCAGGTACAAGTGCAAATTTCATGTTTGGAGGCAGCTTTTCCTCTGCAACAAACACTGGCTCTATTCTGGCAACGTCAACTGTTTCAAGAATCGGAAGCAGTTTTATTGCTCCTGCTGCATCAACTCTATTTTCAGTGTCTGCTGGCAGCCAATCTGCTCTTGCACCAGCATCAACATTTTCTGGTGCAAGCAACAGCACATTCAAGTTTGCTTCAGCACAATCTAATGATTCAAACCCATCGGTTGTGGACAACAATACCAGGGGCGTTGCTGGAAGTGTTGGCACTCAGTCAACTCAGGGTGGAAGTGGAATCTCACAAATTTCTGAGAGTTCATCAAGTCTGTTTGGGCCCTTCTGTTCATCTCCGACTTTTGGGTCGAATGTTTTGTCCTCGTCCAGTTTAGGCAGCTCACAGTTTGGGGCAGCAACTACAGGTTTCGATCTATTGAGTTCAAGTTATTTGTTTTCTTCTTCAGTAGGTGCTAATTCTTCCTGCCTCAGTGCCACATCTTCCTCTGCACTGGCACCAGCCCCTAGTTTGTTTGGTTCCACCTTCCAATCATCAATATCATCTGCTTTTGGTACTTCTTTTGGTTCAAATGCATCTTATTCATCTACAGGACTTGCATTTGGAGTCTCAGGTTCTGGTGGTTCACCGTTTGTGTTTAGTTCATTGTCAGCACCAGCATTTTCTACAAATTCTGCTGGTGGTAGTAGTTCATCAAACTTATCTGGACAGCCTGTATTTGGCTTATCGAGCCCAGCCACTGCTTTTAGTTCTGGGACTCCTAGAAACGATCAGATGAATGTTGTGGATAGCATGGTTGAAGATAGTGCCAAGTCAGCAGGCAGTTTGGTTCCACAATTTGGCCAACCAAGTACTTCATCCAGTATAACAGTATTTGGTACTCCAGTGACTCAGCCAACTTCTTCCCCATTCTTTCAGTTTGGTAGTCATCAGCAGCCCACTCTTCCTCAAAGTTCCCCCTTTCAGGCATCTGGTAGTCTTGTTGAACAACTTCCTCAAGGAGGAAGCTTTTCTTTGGGTAGTGGTGGTGGCGACAAGTCTGGGCGGAAAATTGTGAAAGTCAGACGGGATAGGCTACGAAAAAAATAG